A region from the Streptomyces lydicus genome encodes:
- a CDS encoding ATP-binding protein, with product MNQEIAEYKLQFKVQLSATRRGARLARLLATEQLRSWGLAFESPAHVIAELAANAATHGCVPGRDFRLAVLSDADTLRIEVTDARGDELPAPKAAGLRESGHGLVLVEALADRWGTCRGPFPCKTVWAEFDLPMWGR from the coding sequence ATGAATCAGGAAATCGCCGAGTACAAGCTCCAGTTCAAGGTCCAGCTCTCCGCTACCCGACGGGGCGCACGCCTCGCACGGCTCCTCGCCACCGAACAACTCCGCTCCTGGGGCCTGGCGTTCGAGTCTCCGGCTCACGTCATCGCCGAGCTGGCGGCGAACGCCGCCACGCACGGGTGCGTACCGGGCCGAGATTTCCGCCTTGCCGTCCTCTCTGACGCGGACACGCTCCGTATCGAGGTGACGGACGCGCGCGGTGACGAGCTCCCGGCCCCGAAGGCGGCAGGGCTACGGGAGTCGGGTCACGGACTGGTCCTGGTCGAAGCGCTCGCCGACCGCTGGGGTACCTGTCGGGGACCGTTCCCGTGCAAGACGGTCTGGGCGGAATTCGATCTGCCGATGTGGGGTCGGTGA
- a CDS encoding helix-turn-helix domain-containing protein, translating to MNVDGAEDGGWELDPEDDAQAAVETVGRQLKLWREAAGLRPAEFGAAIGYGENLIYKIERGTRIPRPEFLDKADEVLGAGGKVAAMKKDVELARYPKRIRDLTRWEAEVVELGAYGNHNLHGLLQTKEYAHALFEMRRPAYSPDKVEREVAARMARQSIFARTPAPALMFVQEEVTLRRPIGGTMVLRHQLEHLLEVGRLRNVEIQVMPTNLDDHAGMGGEIEILKFGDGSVVGRPDDQFGSRLISGPKETRILELRYGIIRAQALTPRESLAFIEKVLGET from the coding sequence ATGAATGTTGACGGTGCGGAAGACGGGGGCTGGGAACTCGACCCGGAAGACGATGCCCAGGCTGCCGTGGAGACGGTCGGGCGCCAGCTCAAGCTGTGGCGCGAGGCAGCAGGTCTGCGCCCAGCGGAGTTCGGGGCAGCCATCGGCTACGGGGAGAACCTGATCTACAAGATCGAGCGCGGCACCCGCATCCCGCGCCCGGAGTTCCTGGACAAGGCCGATGAGGTCTTGGGCGCTGGCGGCAAGGTCGCCGCGATGAAGAAGGACGTGGAGCTGGCCCGGTATCCGAAGAGGATTCGTGACCTGACGAGGTGGGAAGCCGAGGTCGTCGAACTGGGCGCGTATGGCAATCACAACCTGCATGGACTGTTGCAGACGAAGGAGTACGCGCACGCATTGTTCGAGATGCGACGCCCTGCCTACTCGCCGGACAAAGTGGAACGCGAGGTGGCCGCTCGCATGGCTCGACAGTCGATCTTCGCCCGGACTCCCGCACCGGCCCTGATGTTCGTCCAGGAAGAAGTGACACTGCGCCGCCCCATCGGAGGCACAATGGTCCTGCGCCACCAACTCGAACACCTGTTGGAGGTAGGTCGGTTGCGAAACGTCGAGATCCAGGTGATGCCGACGAACCTTGACGACCACGCGGGTATGGGCGGTGAGATCGAGATTCTGAAATTCGGGGACGGTTCAGTGGTGGGACGCCCCGATGACCAGTTCGGCAGCCGCCTGATCTCCGGCCCGAAAGAGACCCGGATCCTCGAACTGCGGTATGGCATCATCCGGGCCCAGGCTCTCACGCCCCGGGAGTCGCTGGCCTTCATCGAGAAAGTGCTGGGAGAGACATGA
- a CDS encoding DUF397 domain-containing protein, translated as MTLKPSAGNLAELEWIKSSYSGQGNGNECVEVAWQKSSYSDSSNGHDCVEVATTPGTIHIRDSKNPHGPQLRLRPTAWADFVAFAVEGS; from the coding sequence ATGACCCTCAAGCCCTCTGCCGGAAACCTTGCCGAGCTGGAGTGGATCAAGAGCAGCTACAGCGGCCAGGGCAACGGCAACGAGTGCGTCGAAGTCGCCTGGCAGAAGAGCAGCTACAGCGACAGCAGCAACGGCCACGACTGCGTCGAAGTCGCCACCACCCCCGGCACCATCCACATCCGCGACTCCAAGAACCCCCACGGCCCACAGCTCCGCCTCCGGCCGACCGCATGGGCCGACTTCGTCGCGTTTGCCGTCGAAGGGAGTTGA
- a CDS encoding GNAT family N-acetyltransferase, whose translation MVADIVMTWVAGWAVSRRTPPPVKKPWGFYIEVAGNPDEVGRHVLPEAEETLARSAAASVSVPRTWMKMPAEPEEIEPWLPQGWVMEEAGHLMAVDLMATDPVTPAGYTVNVETIGAVTYARVLDAAGEQASQGQMASLGEAVVVDRMVTEVAHQRRGLGNFVMRTLADRALEKGAVLGVLGATDAGRALYETLGWKKHATLAECSYRA comes from the coding sequence ATGGTTGCGGACATAGTCATGACCTGGGTGGCGGGCTGGGCCGTGTCCCGGCGGACGCCTCCGCCTGTCAAGAAGCCCTGGGGGTTCTATATCGAGGTGGCCGGCAACCCCGACGAAGTGGGACGCCATGTCCTGCCCGAGGCCGAGGAGACGTTGGCCCGCAGTGCTGCGGCCTCGGTGTCAGTACCGCGGACTTGGATGAAGATGCCCGCGGAGCCGGAGGAGATCGAGCCCTGGCTGCCTCAGGGGTGGGTGATGGAGGAGGCCGGCCATCTCATGGCCGTTGACCTGATGGCCACGGACCCCGTCACGCCTGCGGGGTACACCGTGAACGTGGAGACCATTGGGGCCGTCACCTACGCTCGGGTGCTGGATGCGGCGGGCGAGCAGGCGTCTCAAGGGCAGATGGCATCCCTCGGGGAAGCCGTGGTCGTGGACCGGATGGTGACCGAGGTGGCCCATCAGCGGCGCGGGCTGGGCAACTTCGTGATGCGTACGCTTGCCGACCGCGCCCTGGAGAAGGGCGCGGTCCTGGGTGTTCTGGGCGCGACCGACGCCGGGCGCGCGCTGTACGAGACGCTGGGCTGGAAAAAGCACGCGACGCTGGCGGAGTGCAGCTACCGGGCCTGA
- a CDS encoding cupin domain-containing protein → MTNSPAPVHLAGKLSQFSDLWSQKKIADINDYEVKLAKLKGEFVWHTHEDTDELFLVLSGRLTLQLRDGDVVLGPGELFVVPRGVEHCPVAEEETAILLLEPAGTLNTGDAGGPRSKAPEAL, encoded by the coding sequence ATGACCAACTCTCCCGCTCCCGTCCATCTCGCCGGCAAGCTCTCGCAGTTCAGCGACCTCTGGTCGCAGAAGAAGATCGCTGACATCAACGACTACGAGGTCAAACTCGCCAAGCTGAAGGGGGAGTTCGTCTGGCACACCCACGAGGACACCGACGAACTGTTCCTGGTCCTCAGCGGCCGGCTCACCCTCCAGCTCAGGGACGGCGATGTGGTGCTCGGCCCCGGCGAGCTGTTCGTGGTTCCCCGGGGCGTCGAACACTGCCCGGTGGCGGAGGAAGAGACCGCCATCCTCCTCCTCGAACCGGCCGGAACGCTCAACACGGGTGACGCGGGCGGGCCCAGGAGCAAAGCCCCCGAGGCCCTTTGA
- a CDS encoding helix-turn-helix domain-containing protein, with protein sequence MTDGPPRTTISAWRPPVPGIAEVFHAHFTEHAYPSHTHDTWALMILNDGAVDFACDRHRHGVTGTGTVVLLPPGVAHDGRTVTAAGFRKRVLYLDTTVLPEGLTGRAVDGPVFGDALLRHRIHQLHTSLGHADHVHPGDVHADALHADDLHAGDTFEAESRLAFIRERLHFHLDALQPPRTPGREANRLAAALRELLDARLPTGLSLREAAAVLHAHPTHLIRCFKQTYGLPPHTYLTGKRIERARGLLLDGRRPAEVATALGFHDQSHLNRHFTRHVGTTPARYAGTTPTR encoded by the coding sequence ATGACGGATGGTCCGCCCCGTACGACGATCAGCGCCTGGCGGCCGCCCGTCCCCGGCATCGCCGAGGTCTTCCACGCGCACTTCACCGAGCACGCGTATCCGTCCCACACCCATGACACCTGGGCCCTGATGATCCTCAATGACGGGGCGGTCGACTTCGCCTGTGACCGCCACCGTCATGGCGTGACCGGGACCGGGACGGTCGTCCTGCTGCCTCCCGGGGTCGCCCATGACGGCAGGACGGTCACCGCGGCGGGCTTCCGCAAGCGCGTGCTCTACCTCGATACGACCGTGCTCCCCGAGGGCCTGACCGGCCGCGCGGTGGACGGCCCGGTCTTCGGCGATGCGCTGCTGCGCCATCGCATCCACCAGCTGCATACGTCCCTGGGCCACGCGGACCACGTGCATCCGGGCGACGTGCACGCGGACGCCCTGCACGCGGACGACCTGCACGCGGGCGACACGTTCGAAGCCGAATCCCGGCTGGCCTTCATCCGGGAGCGGCTGCACTTCCACCTGGACGCGCTCCAGCCGCCGCGTACGCCCGGCCGCGAGGCGAACCGCCTGGCTGCCGCCCTGCGGGAGCTGCTGGATGCCCGTCTGCCGACCGGCCTGTCCCTGCGGGAGGCCGCCGCCGTCCTGCACGCGCACCCCACCCATTTGATCCGCTGCTTCAAGCAGACCTACGGGCTGCCACCGCACACCTACCTGACCGGCAAGCGCATCGAGCGGGCCCGCGGGCTGCTGCTCGACGGCAGGCGTCCGGCGGAGGTCGCGACCGCCCTGGGATTCCACGACCAATCCCATCTGAACCGGCACTTCACCCGCCATGTGGGCACGACACCGGCGCGCTACGCGGGCACCACACCGACCCGCTAA
- a CDS encoding methyltransferase domain-containing protein — protein MPEEAIGDLLEQIAEVLGFPVSAPLRAALQAVPRHLFLPPTVWVRDGKGSYERYDRDQDPDRWWSAAYRDAPLVTQFTELSDGDTVPSSSASMPSMVVRMLRDLDVQPGHRVLEIGTGTGFHAALLAFLLGAGNVTSLDIDPDLICRARRALKASGQQPEVVCADGAAGWRPNAPYDRIISTCSVRTVPLAWLEQISPGGRIVTPWDTAWCNFGTLIATRQADGTAEGSLVPYGSFMLMRAQQVDVELHRDILRDDQNPDRSVTELSPWSVAGNDLDAQMHIGLHVPGVWHAWDSGVREGHTRLWLADDQATSWAGVDYDGRQTSTFAVAQYGPRRLWDEVARSYEEYVSAGRPGIARHRLRICPDGRRTRLEMSPV, from the coding sequence ATGCCCGAGGAAGCCATCGGCGATCTGCTGGAGCAGATCGCCGAAGTGCTCGGTTTCCCCGTTTCCGCCCCTCTGCGCGCGGCTCTGCAGGCCGTGCCCCGCCATCTCTTTCTGCCGCCCACGGTGTGGGTGCGCGACGGGAAGGGCAGTTACGAGCGGTACGACCGGGATCAGGACCCCGATCGTTGGTGGAGTGCGGCTTACCGCGACGCCCCGCTGGTCACCCAGTTCACCGAGCTTTCCGACGGTGACACGGTGCCGTCCTCCTCCGCCTCGATGCCCAGCATGGTTGTCCGGATGCTGAGGGACCTCGATGTGCAACCGGGCCACCGCGTGCTGGAGATCGGCACCGGAACCGGATTCCACGCTGCCCTGCTCGCGTTCCTCCTCGGCGCCGGGAACGTGACATCACTCGATATTGACCCCGACCTGATCTGCCGGGCTCGGCGAGCACTGAAGGCGAGCGGACAGCAGCCGGAGGTGGTCTGTGCGGACGGCGCGGCCGGCTGGCGGCCGAACGCGCCCTACGACCGGATCATCTCCACCTGCTCCGTGAGGACCGTGCCGCTCGCCTGGCTGGAGCAGATCTCACCCGGCGGTCGCATCGTGACACCGTGGGACACCGCGTGGTGCAACTTCGGAACGCTCATCGCGACCCGGCAAGCAGACGGCACGGCCGAGGGTTCGCTCGTTCCGTACGGCTCGTTCATGCTCATGCGGGCCCAGCAGGTCGATGTCGAACTGCACCGCGACATCCTGCGGGACGACCAGAACCCCGACCGGTCCGTGACGGAACTGTCCCCTTGGTCCGTCGCCGGGAACGACCTCGATGCCCAGATGCACATCGGCCTCCATGTGCCGGGAGTGTGGCACGCGTGGGACAGCGGCGTACGCGAAGGGCACACCCGGCTGTGGCTGGCCGACGACCAGGCGACGAGCTGGGCCGGCGTGGATTACGACGGACGGCAGACGTCGACATTCGCGGTGGCGCAGTACGGCCCGAGGCGGCTGTGGGACGAAGTCGCCCGGTCGTATGAGGAGTACGTGTCCGCCGGCCGGCCCGGAATCGCACGGCACCGGCTGCGCATCTGTCCTGACGGCCGGAGGACCCGCCTTGAGATGAGTCCGGTCTGA
- a CDS encoding SigE family RNA polymerase sigma factor, whose product MTTPVCTSASTAAVFPTFSSYVRARGPVLLRTARSLSTNPNDAEDLLQTALTKTFVAWDRIEDHRALDGYVRRALINTRTSQWRKRKVEEFAVDEMPEPDPLPAPDPAELQGLRDAMWRAVMRLPARQRAMVVLRYYEDLSEAQTAEVMEVSVGTVKSAVSRALAKLREDPDLAMISA is encoded by the coding sequence ATGACCACGCCAGTGTGCACCAGCGCTTCGACCGCCGCTGTGTTCCCGACGTTCTCGTCCTATGTACGGGCCCGGGGGCCGGTCCTGCTGCGCACCGCGCGGTCGCTGTCCACCAACCCGAACGACGCCGAAGACCTCCTCCAGACCGCCCTGACCAAGACCTTCGTGGCCTGGGACCGGATAGAGGACCACCGCGCCCTGGACGGCTACGTCCGCCGCGCGCTGATCAACACCCGCACCTCCCAGTGGCGAAAGCGCAAGGTCGAGGAATTCGCCGTCGACGAGATGCCGGAGCCGGACCCGCTGCCCGCCCCCGACCCGGCCGAGCTCCAGGGCCTGCGCGACGCGATGTGGCGCGCGGTGATGCGACTGCCCGCCCGCCAGCGGGCCATGGTCGTCCTCAGGTACTACGAGGACCTGAGCGAGGCCCAGACCGCCGAGGTCATGGAGGTCTCGGTCGGCACGGTCAAGAGCGCCGTCTCCCGCGCCCTGGCCAAACTCCGGGAAGACCCGGATCTGGCGATGATCTCGGCCTGA
- a CDS encoding lipid-transfer protein, with product MSVHRPDSLGGRAAIAGIGATEFSKDSGRSELKLAVEAVRAALDDAGLTPADVDGLVTFTMDTNPEITVAQAAGIGELSFFSRVHYGGGAACATVQQAALAVATGLAGVVVCYRAFNERSGRRFGSGVQQREPTAEGAALGWNLPFGLLTPASWVAMAAQRYLHTYGLTPDAFGPVAVTDRRHAARNPAAYFYRKPITLADHAASRWIVEPLRLLDCCQETDGAQAIVVTSPERARALPHPPALITAAAQGAGRAQEQMTSFYRDDLTGLPEMNVVARQLWRTAALTPADIDVAILYDHFTPFVLMQLEEFGFCAPGEAPDFVAADTLPLNTHGGQLGEAYLHGMNGIAEAVRQLRGTSVNQAGSPAHVLVTAGTGVPTSGLILGADG from the coding sequence ATGAGCGTCCACCGCCCCGACTCCCTCGGCGGCCGGGCCGCCATCGCCGGAATCGGCGCGACCGAGTTCTCCAAGGACTCCGGCCGCAGCGAACTGAAGCTCGCCGTCGAAGCCGTACGCGCGGCCCTCGACGACGCCGGGCTGACCCCCGCGGACGTCGACGGCCTGGTCACCTTCACCATGGACACCAACCCCGAGATCACCGTCGCGCAGGCGGCCGGCATCGGTGAGCTGTCCTTCTTCTCCCGGGTCCACTACGGGGGCGGCGCGGCCTGCGCCACCGTCCAGCAGGCGGCCCTGGCAGTCGCCACCGGGCTCGCCGGAGTCGTCGTCTGCTACCGCGCGTTCAACGAGCGCTCGGGCCGCCGCTTCGGCTCCGGCGTACAGCAGCGCGAGCCCACCGCGGAGGGCGCGGCGCTCGGCTGGAACCTCCCCTTCGGCCTGCTCACCCCCGCCTCCTGGGTCGCCATGGCCGCCCAGCGCTACCTCCACACCTACGGGCTGACCCCGGACGCCTTCGGCCCGGTCGCGGTCACCGACCGCCGCCACGCCGCCCGCAACCCGGCCGCGTACTTCTACCGCAAGCCCATCACCCTCGCCGACCACGCCGCCTCCCGCTGGATCGTGGAGCCGCTGCGGCTGCTGGACTGCTGCCAGGAGACGGACGGTGCCCAGGCGATCGTGGTGACCTCGCCCGAGCGGGCCCGCGCGCTGCCCCACCCGCCGGCGCTGATCACGGCCGCGGCACAGGGCGCGGGCCGCGCCCAGGAGCAGATGACCAGCTTCTACCGCGACGACCTGACCGGCCTCCCCGAGATGAACGTGGTCGCCCGCCAGCTCTGGCGCACCGCCGCCCTGACCCCCGCGGACATCGACGTCGCGATCCTCTACGACCACTTCACCCCCTTCGTGCTGATGCAGCTGGAGGAGTTCGGCTTCTGCGCGCCGGGCGAGGCCCCGGACTTCGTCGCCGCGGACACCCTCCCCCTGAACACCCACGGCGGCCAGCTCGGCGAGGCCTATCTGCACGGTATGAACGGCATCGCCGAGGCTGTCCGCCAGCTCCGCGGCACCTCCGTCAACCAGGCCGGCAGCCCCGCCCATGTCCTGGTCACGGCCGGAACCGGGGTCCCGACCTCGGGGCTGATCCTGGGCGCGGACGGCTGA
- a CDS encoding MaoC family dehydratase, translating into MKPGDELPKLTIPLTRTLIVAGAIASRDYQDVHHDPEAARAKGSPEIFMNILTTNGLVGRYITDHFGPRCTLRKVAIRLGAPNYPGDTMVLSGTVTEVTDGTAVVRVVGANGIGHHVTGTVTVSLPEGTA; encoded by the coding sequence ATGAAGCCCGGTGACGAACTGCCGAAGCTCACCATCCCCCTCACCCGCACCCTGATCGTCGCCGGGGCGATCGCCTCCCGCGACTACCAGGACGTGCATCACGACCCCGAGGCGGCCCGGGCGAAGGGCTCCCCGGAGATCTTCATGAACATCCTGACCACCAACGGACTCGTCGGCCGCTACATCACCGACCACTTCGGGCCGCGCTGCACCCTGCGCAAGGTCGCCATCCGCCTCGGAGCCCCCAACTACCCCGGAGACACCATGGTGTTGAGCGGCACCGTCACCGAGGTGACGGACGGTACGGCGGTGGTGCGGGTCGTCGGCGCGAACGGCATCGGCCACCACGTCACCGGCACGGTGACCGTCAGCCTCCCGGAGGGCACGGCATGA
- a CDS encoding acyl-CoA dehydrogenase family protein: MDFTPTPEQAAARELAARIFGDLSTPERLAVCGGGTDAALWKALCAAGLPGAVEETGLLGLVLMLEEQGRTTAQVPFAATCVYGLLAIGAHGGPEQRARLLPALRDGDAIATGAFPARRGGVRAEQRTADGTGQTGRLTGTVPVVPWLREATHVLVPDGTARTLWLVRTDAAGVRRDPVDTTAPWSAGRLTLDDAPAESLNGRAISQRRAACHLPEATHADTPAAPDADPYADHPHPTPYADVLALARTAFAGLQAGVCAGSLARAVAHTTTREQFGRPLATNQGVQLRAADACMDTEAIRVTAYEAAWRRDAGLDTGTHALTAAWWASEAGTRVVHTGQHLHGGIGAAVDHPVHRHFLWGRQLAGYLGAGAEILDELGESLTSSPRGDEDPKEKKAKEKAKAKDPGRGEGPRKETR; this comes from the coding sequence ATGGACTTCACTCCCACGCCGGAGCAGGCGGCGGCCCGCGAGCTGGCGGCGCGGATATTCGGCGACCTGTCCACGCCCGAGCGCCTTGCCGTCTGCGGCGGTGGCACGGACGCCGCGCTGTGGAAGGCCCTGTGCGCGGCCGGTCTGCCGGGCGCGGTGGAGGAGACCGGCCTGCTCGGGCTCGTGCTGATGCTGGAGGAGCAGGGGCGTACGACGGCGCAGGTGCCGTTCGCGGCGACCTGTGTGTACGGACTGCTGGCGATCGGTGCGCACGGCGGCCCGGAACAGCGGGCACGGCTGCTGCCTGCGCTGCGGGACGGCGACGCGATAGCCACCGGGGCGTTTCCGGCGCGGCGCGGCGGTGTACGGGCCGAGCAGCGCACGGCGGACGGTACGGGGCAGACGGGGCGGCTGACCGGCACGGTCCCCGTGGTGCCGTGGCTGCGCGAGGCCACCCATGTGCTGGTGCCGGACGGGACGGCGCGCACGCTGTGGCTCGTACGCACCGACGCCGCCGGGGTGCGGCGGGACCCGGTCGACACCACCGCCCCGTGGTCGGCGGGCCGGCTCACCCTGGACGACGCACCCGCCGAAAGCCTGAACGGGCGAGCCATCTCCCAACGGCGAGCCGCCTGTCACCTGCCGGAGGCCACGCACGCCGACACCCCCGCCGCCCCCGATGCCGACCCTTACGCCGACCACCCCCACCCCACCCCCTACGCCGACGTCCTCGCCCTGGCCCGCACCGCCTTCGCCGGCCTCCAGGCCGGGGTCTGCGCCGGCTCCCTGGCCCGGGCGGTGGCCCACACCACCACCCGCGAGCAGTTCGGCCGTCCGCTCGCCACGAACCAGGGGGTGCAGCTCCGCGCCGCCGACGCCTGCATGGACACCGAGGCCATCCGCGTCACTGCCTACGAGGCGGCCTGGCGCCGGGACGCGGGCCTGGACACCGGGACGCATGCGCTGACCGCCGCCTGGTGGGCATCCGAGGCGGGCACCCGCGTGGTGCACACCGGCCAGCATCTGCACGGCGGCATCGGCGCCGCCGTCGACCACCCCGTCCACCGGCACTTCCTGTGGGGCAGACAGCTGGCCGGTTATCTGGGAGCCGGGGCAGAAATCCTGGACGAATTGGGGGAGTCGCTGACGTCATCACCCAGGGGCGACGAAGACCCAAAGGAGAAGAAGGCGAAGGAGAAGGCGAAGGCGAAGGACCCCGGAAGGGGCGAAGGACCCCGGAAGGAGACCCGATGA
- a CDS encoding bifunctional MaoC family dehydratase N-terminal/OB-fold nucleic acid binding domain-containing protein: MSQVQLTHEELRAYEGRPTGTAGVGKDLVNEPMIRHWCEAVGDANPDYRGPDAIAPPAMLQAWTMGGLSGHTDRSGAYGELSALLDGAGYTSIVATDCEQEYLRPLRPGDRITFDAVIESVSERKTTKLGTGHFITTRMDIRANDEPAGTHRFRVLKYAPAVRAPKTAEGRQAQAPAQIPVPVQTPVPVQTQAPAPAPAQTPTQEPQQSEGAGRKPQVSQQPRARRPRPVVNRDNAGFWEGVAGHRLLIQRCTECRTLRFPWLPGCNGCGSAEWDTVAASGGGMVFSYVVMHHPSFPAFAAPEHGGEAPGRRMDAPDGPRTDEPAPYAVGLIELAEGVRIVSNVVGVPADKVRIGMPVRLAFLRVDEELELPVFRAEEGGEG; this comes from the coding sequence ATGAGTCAGGTGCAGCTCACCCACGAGGAGCTCAGGGCCTACGAGGGCCGGCCGACCGGGACCGCCGGCGTGGGAAAGGACCTGGTCAACGAGCCGATGATCCGGCACTGGTGCGAGGCCGTGGGCGACGCCAACCCCGACTACCGGGGGCCGGACGCCATCGCTCCGCCGGCCATGCTGCAGGCCTGGACGATGGGCGGCCTCTCCGGCCACACCGACCGCTCGGGGGCGTACGGCGAACTGTCCGCGCTGCTGGACGGCGCCGGGTACACCTCCATCGTTGCCACCGACTGCGAGCAGGAGTATCTGCGGCCGCTGCGCCCCGGTGACCGGATCACCTTCGACGCGGTGATCGAGTCGGTGTCGGAGCGCAAGACCACGAAGCTGGGGACCGGGCACTTCATCACCACGCGGATGGACATCCGCGCGAACGACGAGCCGGCCGGCACCCATCGCTTCCGGGTCCTCAAGTACGCCCCGGCGGTGCGGGCCCCCAAGACGGCCGAGGGGAGGCAGGCACAGGCACCGGCACAGATACCGGTACCAGTACAGACGCCGGTACCGGTACAGACGCAGGCACCCGCACCGGCACCGGCACAGACACCGACACAGGAACCTCAGCAGTCGGAGGGTGCCGGCCGGAAGCCGCAGGTATCCCAGCAGCCCCGGGCCCGGCGGCCCCGCCCCGTCGTCAACCGTGACAACGCCGGCTTCTGGGAAGGCGTCGCCGGGCACCGGCTGCTGATCCAGCGCTGCACGGAGTGCCGGACGCTGCGTTTCCCCTGGTTGCCGGGGTGCAATGGCTGCGGGTCGGCGGAGTGGGACACCGTCGCGGCGAGTGGCGGAGGGATGGTCTTCTCCTACGTCGTGATGCACCACCCGTCTTTCCCGGCCTTTGCGGCGCCGGAGCACGGAGGGGAGGCGCCCGGCCGCCGGATGGATGCCCCCGACGGCCCCCGGACGGACGAGCCCGCCCCCTACGCCGTCGGGCTGATCGAGCTCGCGGAGGGGGTGCGGATCGTCAGCAATGTGGTGGGCGTCCCCGCCGACAAGGTGCGGATCGGGATGCCGGTACGGCTGGCATTCCTGCGCGTCGACGAGGAGTTGGAGCTTCCGGTCTTCCGAGCGGAAGAGGGCGGTGAGGGGTGA
- a CDS encoding acyl-CoA dehydrogenase family protein, producing MHLAPTARQEQLRTELRSYFREVLPDGPVEDPVQQRAVLRRIGADGMLGLGWPTEYGGQGRGADEQFVFFDEAYRAGAPVSMVTLNTVGPTLMKYGTRRQKDYFLPRILSGELVFAIGYTEPEAGTDLAALRTRATRGTASGTGDGDHWLINGAKSFTSNAHRADWIWLACRTDPDAPRHQGISIILVPTDAPGFSWTPIETVGGLTTTATYYDDIRVPAGNLVGEENAGWQLITHQLNHERVALAAIGMQAEDAFEAALAHARTPDAVTGERPADRPWVRSRLAEAHARLAATRLLNWRLVGDVGAGTLGPGDAAGVKFAGTESAVEVYRMCQEVVGDAALVRAGSPGAFGDGELERMNRAAQINTFGGGVSEVQREIVASMRLGMRLGKRRGRR from the coding sequence GTGCACCTCGCCCCCACCGCGCGCCAGGAGCAGCTGCGCACCGAACTCCGTTCGTACTTCCGCGAGGTGCTGCCGGACGGACCGGTCGAGGATCCGGTCCAGCAGCGGGCGGTGCTCCGCCGGATCGGCGCCGACGGCATGCTGGGGCTGGGGTGGCCGACCGAGTACGGAGGGCAGGGGCGCGGCGCCGACGAACAGTTCGTCTTCTTCGACGAGGCGTACCGCGCGGGCGCCCCCGTCTCGATGGTCACTCTCAACACCGTCGGCCCGACCCTGATGAAATACGGCACCCGGCGCCAGAAGGACTACTTCCTGCCGCGGATCCTCAGTGGTGAGCTCGTCTTCGCGATCGGCTATACGGAACCCGAGGCCGGCACCGACCTCGCCGCGCTCCGCACCCGCGCGACCAGAGGCACGGCGAGCGGGACGGGCGATGGCGACCACTGGCTGATCAACGGTGCCAAGAGCTTCACCAGCAACGCCCACCGCGCCGACTGGATCTGGCTCGCCTGCCGCACCGATCCCGACGCCCCCCGGCACCAGGGCATCTCGATCATCCTCGTGCCCACCGACGCCCCCGGTTTCTCCTGGACGCCGATCGAGACGGTCGGCGGGCTGACGACCACCGCCACCTACTACGACGACATCCGCGTCCCGGCAGGGAACCTCGTAGGGGAGGAGAACGCCGGCTGGCAGCTGATCACGCACCAACTCAACCATGAGCGCGTGGCGTTGGCGGCGATCGGTATGCAGGCCGAGGATGCCTTCGAGGCGGCGCTGGCCCATGCCCGTACGCCGGATGCGGTGACCGGTGAGCGGCCCGCCGACCGTCCATGGGTGCGGTCGCGGCTCGCCGAGGCGCACGCCCGGCTGGCCGCCACCCGGCTGCTGAACTGGCGGTTGGTCGGTGACGTGGGCGCCGGGACACTCGGGCCCGGCGACGCTGCCGGCGTAAAGTTCGCCGGGACGGAGAGTGCCGTCGAGGTCTACCGGATGTGCCAGGAGGTGGTGGGCGATGCCGCCCTGGTGCGGGCCGGTTCGCCGGGCGCCTTCGGGGACGGCGAGCTGGAGCGGATGAACCGCGCGGCGCAGATCAACACCTTCGGGGGCGGAGTGAGCGAAGTCCAGCGGGAGATCGTTGCGTCGATGCGGCTGGGGATGCGGCTGGGGAAGCGGAGGGGGCGGCGATGA